The proteins below come from a single Malus domestica chromosome 03, GDT2T_hap1 genomic window:
- the LOC139194615 gene encoding uncharacterized protein, translated as MTKQEWPETHILVESSKLWLIYAGPPVPKTLIEAGNNEDACGVMGLIPEQKITVALQMLAYEAATDQVDEIARMGKSTILESLMRFCGAIESIYTAEYLRKPTHMDLEKLLKKAEMRSFPGMIGSIDCMHWTWKNYPSAWVPGAQNDLNVIVQSPVFNNVLQGKAPKVTYEVNGHMYDGPYYLADGIYPRPGMHNARQNDLIEHQWALKQAEDN; from the exons atgacgaagcaagaaTGGCCAGAGACTCACATTCTcgtcgagtcatccaagctGTGGCTCATATATGCAGGCCCACCTGTTCCaaaaaccttgatagaagcaggcaacaaCGAG gatgcttgtggtgttatgggtctcattcccgagcaaaaaattactgttGCGCTGCAGATGCTTGCGTATGAAGCAGCtacagaccaagtggatgagatagcgaggatggggaaatcaaccattcttgagtccctgatgaggttttgcggagcaatcgaatctatctacaccgcagagtacctccggaAACCTACTCACATGGACTTGGAAAAGCTTTTGAAGAAGGCCGAGATGCGAagttttcctgggatgattgggagcattgattgtatgcattggacttggaaaaactatccaagtgcatg GGTTCcaggagctcaaaatgacctcaacgtCATTgtccaatccccagtgttcaacaATGTCttgcaaggaaaggcaccaaaagtcacgtatgAGGTCAACGGACATATGTATgacgggccatactacctagccgacggcatttacccaag GCCAGGCATGCACAATGCCCGGCAaaatgacttgatagagcaccagtgggcattgaaacaagctgaagataattaa